The Aquipuribacter nitratireducens genome has a segment encoding these proteins:
- a CDS encoding 3-hydroxyacyl-CoA dehydrogenase: protein MTSETTTRTVVGVVGAGTMGAGIAHVAAAAGHDTLLLDARDGAAAAAVEQVGRRVRRSVEKGRLDEADAEALLARLRPAADLTDLAGCGLVVEAVVEDPAVKQELLRELAGVVAADTLLATNTSSLSVGAIATALPRPGRVLGLHFFNPAPLMRLVEVVRAPSTDQAAVDAAVALVAAWGKTPVVCADTPGFVVNRVARPYYGEAFRLLADPVGGLDPATVDALLTGAGGFPMGPCALTDLIGQDVNAAVNRAVWEGFDRDPRFTPSVVQDALVAAGTLGRKSGRGFLDHTEGADAPQPATVEPCTGPALRPGRGLDPLARRAGWHDQGEEPGSVEVVPTDGRTAAAVEAALGRPVVVLDAVRDPATATRVGAVASPACPPGALAALAAALAPAGVAVSPLPDVPGLVVARTAAALVAAAEDAVESGVTDRAGVDRAMELGAGHPAGPLAWGRDLGDRWVVGVLDALHAAEPTGRYRVPATLRARAMLAADRVSRGLGIGLVAAGPGHGTVRATVTETWLNGFGIVHGGLVAVLADTALAVACNSHGPLTVGAGLDVVWVSPGRTGDVLVAEARERVRYGAGARNGVYDITVRRDDGSGTGDVVAEVRGRTRSVGPVPAPSPDSPPQEDT, encoded by the coding sequence GTGACGTCGGAGACGACGACCCGGACCGTCGTCGGGGTCGTCGGCGCGGGGACGATGGGCGCCGGGATCGCGCACGTCGCCGCCGCGGCGGGCCACGACACCCTGCTCCTCGACGCCCGCGACGGCGCCGCGGCCGCCGCCGTCGAGCAGGTGGGCCGGCGGGTCCGCCGGTCGGTCGAGAAGGGCCGGCTGGACGAGGCCGACGCCGAGGCGCTGCTCGCACGCCTGCGGCCCGCTGCCGACCTCACCGACCTCGCGGGCTGCGGGCTCGTCGTGGAGGCGGTCGTGGAGGACCCCGCCGTCAAGCAGGAGCTGCTCCGCGAGCTCGCCGGGGTGGTCGCCGCCGACACCCTGCTCGCGACCAACACGTCCTCGCTGTCGGTGGGGGCGATCGCGACGGCGCTGCCCCGGCCCGGTCGGGTGCTCGGCCTGCACTTCTTCAACCCCGCGCCGCTCATGCGGCTGGTCGAGGTCGTGCGCGCCCCCTCGACCGACCAGGCCGCCGTCGACGCCGCCGTCGCGCTCGTCGCGGCGTGGGGCAAGACCCCCGTCGTCTGCGCGGACACCCCCGGCTTCGTCGTCAACCGGGTCGCCCGGCCCTACTACGGGGAGGCGTTCCGGCTGCTCGCCGACCCGGTCGGGGGTCTCGACCCCGCGACGGTCGACGCGCTCCTCACGGGGGCGGGCGGGTTCCCGATGGGCCCGTGCGCCCTCACCGACCTCATCGGGCAGGACGTCAACGCCGCCGTCAACCGGGCCGTGTGGGAGGGCTTCGACCGCGACCCGCGCTTCACGCCGTCCGTCGTGCAGGACGCGCTCGTGGCCGCGGGCACCCTCGGTCGCAAGAGCGGTCGCGGCTTCCTCGACCACACCGAGGGCGCCGACGCGCCGCAGCCCGCGACCGTCGAGCCGTGCACGGGCCCCGCGCTGCGGCCCGGACGGGGCCTGGATCCCCTCGCGCGCCGCGCCGGCTGGCACGACCAGGGCGAGGAGCCCGGCAGCGTCGAGGTCGTGCCGACCGACGGGCGCACCGCCGCCGCGGTCGAGGCGGCCCTCGGTCGACCCGTCGTGGTGCTCGACGCCGTCCGGGACCCTGCCACCGCGACCCGGGTCGGCGCGGTCGCCTCCCCCGCCTGCCCGCCCGGGGCCCTCGCGGCGCTGGCCGCCGCCCTCGCGCCCGCGGGTGTGGCCGTCTCCCCCCTCCCCGACGTGCCGGGCCTCGTCGTCGCGCGCACCGCGGCCGCCCTCGTCGCCGCGGCCGAGGACGCCGTCGAGTCGGGCGTCACCGACCGGGCCGGCGTCGACCGGGCGATGGAGCTCGGCGCAGGACACCCCGCGGGCCCGCTCGCCTGGGGGCGGGACCTCGGCGACCGCTGGGTCGTCGGCGTCCTCGACGCGCTCCACGCCGCCGAGCCCACGGGGCGCTACCGCGTCCCCGCGACGCTGCGGGCGCGCGCCATGCTCGCCGCCGACCGGGTGTCGCGCGGCCTCGGCATCGGGCTCGTCGCGGCCGGGCCCGGGCACGGGACCGTGCGGGCCACGGTGACCGAGACGTGGCTCAACGGCTTCGGCATCGTCCACGGCGGGCTCGTGGCGGTCCTCGCCGACACCGCCCTCGCCGTCGCGTGCAACAGCCACGGCCCGCTCACCGTCGGCGCCGGTCTCGACGTCGTGTGGGTGTCACCGGGCCGCACCGGGGACGTGCTCGTCGCCGAGGCCCGCGAGCGCGTGCGCTACGGCGCCGGCGCGCGCAACGGCGTGTACGACATCACGGTGCGGCGCGACGACGGCTCCGGGACCGGGGACGTCGTCGCGGAGGTCCGCGGCCGCACCCGCTCCGTCGGTCCCGTCCCCGCCCCGAGCCCCGACAGCCCCCCACAGGAGGACACGTGA
- a CDS encoding TetR/AcrR family transcriptional regulator: MSGTDGVRQRGRPARHSLDELVQIVAEEFIERGYDATSMEDLARATGLTKAALYHHVPGKEQFLRLAVARGVDALEAAFDEAEQQPRPAIEQLETVVRRSVDVLVDNLPYVTLLLRVRGNTETEQWALARRRDLDARAAALTSKAAADGDLDPEIDARLVTRLVFGAVNSLTEWYRPDGQTPPQAVADVLSRMLVEGLRPRP; this comes from the coding sequence ATGAGCGGTACCGACGGGGTCAGGCAGCGTGGTCGACCTGCTCGCCACTCGCTCGACGAGCTGGTGCAGATCGTCGCGGAGGAGTTCATCGAGCGCGGGTACGACGCCACGTCGATGGAGGACCTCGCCCGCGCGACCGGCCTCACGAAGGCCGCGCTCTACCACCACGTGCCGGGCAAGGAGCAGTTCCTGCGCCTCGCCGTGGCGCGTGGTGTCGACGCCCTCGAGGCCGCCTTCGACGAGGCGGAGCAGCAGCCGCGGCCCGCCATCGAGCAGCTGGAGACCGTGGTGCGCCGCAGCGTCGACGTTCTCGTCGACAACCTGCCGTACGTCACCCTGCTCCTGCGGGTGCGGGGCAACACCGAGACCGAGCAGTGGGCGCTCGCCCGCCGCCGCGACCTCGACGCCCGCGCCGCCGCCCTCACGAGCAAGGCGGCCGCCGACGGCGACCTCGACCCGGAGATCGACGCGCGGCTCGTGACGCGGCTCGTCTTCGGCGCCGTCAACTCCCTCACCGAGTGGTACCGGCCCGACGGGCAGACGCCGCCGCAGGCGGTCGCCGACGTGCTGAGCCGCATGCTGGTGGAGGGGCTGCGGCCCCGCCCCTGA
- the pcaF gene encoding 3-oxoadipyl-CoA thiolase produces MNDAESRTAWLVDGVRTPVGRYGGALAAVRPDDLAAHVVAALRERQPGVDWDRVDEVVLGCANQAGEDNRDVARMALLLAGLPDTTPGITVNRLCASGADAVAHAARMVRTGEADCVVAGGVESMSRAPFVMGKAETAFDRRAEVHDTTIGWRFVNPRMREAHGTDSMGETAENVAEDHGVAREDQDAYALRSQQRYGAARDAGWFDGEIVPVPVPQRKGDPVVVDADEHPRPGTTAEQLARLRPAFRAGGSVTAGNSSGVNDGAAALLVASEAFVQRHGLEPLARVTGAASAGVPPRVMGVGPVPATEKLLGRAGLGIGDVDLVELNEAFAAQVLAVLRGLGLPDDAEHVNPHGGAIAVGHPLGMSGARLALTAARALAHREARRAVVTMCVGVGQGVSLLLER; encoded by the coding sequence GTGAACGACGCCGAGAGCCGCACCGCGTGGCTCGTGGACGGGGTCCGCACCCCGGTCGGCCGCTACGGCGGCGCCCTGGCGGCCGTCCGGCCCGACGACCTCGCCGCCCACGTCGTCGCCGCGCTGCGGGAACGGCAGCCGGGCGTCGACTGGGACCGGGTCGACGAGGTCGTCCTCGGCTGCGCGAACCAGGCGGGGGAGGACAACCGCGACGTGGCCCGGATGGCGCTGCTGCTCGCCGGGCTGCCCGACACCACCCCCGGGATCACCGTCAACCGGCTGTGCGCGTCCGGCGCCGACGCCGTCGCGCACGCCGCCCGCATGGTCCGCACCGGGGAGGCCGACTGCGTCGTCGCGGGCGGCGTCGAGTCGATGAGCCGCGCCCCGTTCGTCATGGGCAAGGCGGAGACCGCGTTCGACCGGCGTGCGGAGGTCCACGACACGACGATCGGCTGGCGGTTCGTCAACCCCCGCATGCGCGAGGCCCACGGCACGGACTCGATGGGCGAGACCGCCGAGAACGTCGCGGAGGACCACGGCGTCGCCCGCGAGGACCAGGACGCGTACGCGCTGCGCTCGCAGCAGCGCTACGGCGCCGCGCGCGACGCCGGCTGGTTCGACGGCGAGATCGTCCCGGTCCCGGTGCCGCAGCGGAAGGGCGACCCCGTCGTCGTCGACGCCGACGAGCACCCCCGCCCGGGCACGACCGCCGAGCAGCTCGCCCGGCTGCGGCCGGCGTTCCGCGCGGGCGGGAGCGTCACCGCCGGCAACTCCTCCGGCGTCAACGACGGCGCCGCCGCGCTGCTCGTCGCGAGCGAGGCCTTCGTCCAGCGGCACGGCCTGGAGCCCCTCGCGCGGGTGACCGGTGCCGCGAGCGCCGGGGTCCCGCCCCGCGTCATGGGTGTCGGCCCGGTGCCGGCCACCGAGAAGCTGCTCGGGCGCGCCGGGCTCGGGATCGGCGACGTCGACCTCGTCGAGCTCAACGAGGCGTTCGCCGCGCAGGTGCTCGCCGTGCTCCGCGGGCTCGGTCTGCCGGACGACGCCGAGCACGTCAACCCGCACGGCGGGGCCATCGCCGTCGGGCACCCGCTCGGCATGAGCGGGGCCAGGCTCGCGCTCACCGCCGCCCGCGCCCTCGCCCACCGCGAGGCCCGCCGCGCCGTCGTCACGATGTGCGTCGGGGTCGGGCAGGGCGTGTCCCTGCTGCTGGAACGCTGA
- the paaZ gene encoding phenylacetic acid degradation bifunctional protein PaaZ, producing the protein MALLESYVAGAWRTPDDEGAPLLDAATGAEVARISTRPVAAADAVRHAREVGGPALRAMTFHERAMLVKELALALKEHLDELYELSYATGATARDTAVDVDGGIVTMLGMSSVARRTLPNDVVAVDGPVERVSRGGTFLAQHVWTPLRGVAVQVNAYNFPVWGALEKLAPALVAGVPSIVKPAEQTSYVTERTVRLALATGILPEGALQLLVGAPDGLLDALDAQDLLGFTGSAETAAVLRAHPAVVQRGVRFTAEADSLNAAVLGPDATPGTPEFDLFVTEVAREMTVKAGQKCTAVRRAFVPSSLLADVEGALAARLATATVGDPRDPATRVGALVDLEQRDAVRAATRRIAADASVVSGSLDDVAVAGLERGAFMAPVLLRAHDARSSAAHEVEPFGPVASLMAYDRTDEVVDLLALGRGSLVASVVSHDERFVRDVVLGAAAHHGRVLVLDRDDAAESTGHGSPLPHLVHGGPGRAGGGEELGGVRGVFHHMQRTAVQGSPDMLTAVTGQWVAGSRRRTDGPHPFRKSMAELAVGDAFVSDWHDVTAEDIDSFAVMTGDTFYAHTDPDAAAANPIFGGIVAHGYWVLSRAAGLFVDPAPGPVLANTGLENLRFTEPVRVGDRIRVALTCKALNPREHTDYGEVRWDAQVTNDRDELCATYTLLTMVTKQPR; encoded by the coding sequence GTGGCACTGCTCGAGAGCTACGTCGCCGGAGCGTGGCGCACCCCGGACGACGAGGGCGCACCCCTGCTCGACGCCGCCACCGGTGCGGAGGTCGCCCGCATCTCCACACGGCCCGTCGCGGCCGCGGACGCCGTCCGGCACGCCCGCGAAGTCGGCGGGCCCGCGCTGCGGGCGATGACGTTCCACGAGCGCGCCATGCTCGTGAAGGAGCTCGCCCTCGCCCTCAAGGAGCACCTCGACGAGCTCTACGAGCTGTCGTACGCGACCGGCGCCACGGCCCGGGACACCGCCGTCGACGTCGACGGCGGCATCGTCACGATGCTCGGGATGTCGTCGGTCGCGCGGCGGACCCTGCCGAACGACGTCGTTGCGGTCGACGGGCCCGTCGAGCGGGTGAGCCGCGGCGGCACGTTCCTCGCCCAGCACGTGTGGACCCCGCTCCGCGGCGTCGCCGTGCAGGTCAACGCGTACAACTTCCCGGTCTGGGGGGCGCTGGAGAAGCTCGCGCCGGCGCTCGTCGCCGGCGTGCCGAGCATCGTGAAGCCCGCGGAGCAGACGTCGTACGTCACCGAGCGGACGGTCCGCCTCGCGCTCGCGACCGGGATCCTGCCGGAGGGCGCGCTGCAGCTGCTCGTCGGCGCCCCCGACGGGCTCCTCGACGCGCTCGACGCCCAGGACCTGCTCGGGTTCACCGGGTCGGCGGAGACCGCCGCCGTGCTGCGTGCCCACCCGGCGGTCGTGCAGCGCGGCGTGCGGTTCACCGCCGAGGCGGACTCCCTCAACGCCGCCGTCCTCGGCCCGGACGCCACACCGGGCACGCCGGAGTTCGACCTCTTCGTCACGGAGGTCGCCCGGGAGATGACGGTGAAGGCCGGGCAGAAGTGCACCGCCGTGCGGCGGGCGTTCGTGCCGTCGTCGCTCCTGGCCGACGTCGAGGGCGCGCTCGCCGCGCGCCTGGCGACGGCGACCGTCGGCGACCCACGCGACCCCGCCACCCGGGTGGGGGCGCTCGTCGACCTCGAGCAGCGCGACGCCGTGCGCGCGGCGACCCGTCGCATCGCCGCCGACGCGAGCGTCGTCAGCGGGTCCCTCGACGACGTCGCGGTCGCCGGACTCGAGCGGGGCGCGTTCATGGCGCCGGTCCTGCTCCGCGCCCACGACGCCCGCTCGTCCGCCGCGCACGAGGTGGAGCCGTTCGGGCCGGTCGCCTCGCTCATGGCGTACGACCGCACCGACGAGGTCGTCGACCTCCTCGCGCTGGGGCGCGGCTCCCTCGTCGCGAGCGTCGTGAGCCACGACGAGCGCTTCGTCCGCGACGTCGTGCTCGGCGCCGCCGCCCACCACGGCCGGGTCCTCGTCCTCGACCGCGACGACGCCGCCGAGTCGACCGGTCACGGCAGCCCGCTCCCGCACCTCGTCCACGGCGGGCCCGGCCGCGCCGGCGGCGGGGAGGAGCTCGGCGGGGTGCGCGGGGTGTTCCACCACATGCAGCGCACCGCCGTCCAGGGCAGCCCCGACATGCTGACCGCCGTCACCGGGCAGTGGGTCGCCGGGTCGCGGCGCCGCACCGACGGCCCGCACCCGTTCCGGAAGTCGATGGCCGAGCTCGCCGTCGGCGACGCGTTCGTGTCCGACTGGCACGACGTCACCGCCGAGGACATCGACTCGTTCGCCGTCATGACCGGCGACACGTTCTACGCCCACACCGATCCCGACGCCGCGGCCGCGAACCCCATCTTCGGCGGGATCGTGGCGCACGGGTACTGGGTGCTGTCGCGCGCGGCCGGGCTGTTCGTCGACCCCGCGCCCGGCCCCGTGCTCGCCAACACGGGCCTGGAGAACCTCCGCTTCACCGAACCCGTGCGGGTGGGGGACCGCATCCGGGTGGCGCTGACGTGCAAGGCGCTCAACCCGCGCGAGCACACCGACTACGGCGAGGTCCGCTGGGACGCACAGGTGACGAACGACCGCGACGAGCTGTGCGCGACCTACACGCTGCTCACGATGGTGACGAAGCAGCCCCGCTGA
- a CDS encoding LuxR C-terminal-related transcriptional regulator, protein MSVPGDPDAARGVVVVEDHRLLAQAVAMSLAAQEVPCEVLDLAGAADLDALRRDLEARPPAVLWLDLDLAGLGDGGRLVAPLTAAGWVVVVVTGEPDEARWGRALLAGARGVLPKSTPLPVMLSALEAARSGGDVTTAGERDRLVALALRAAAEEEARLAPLRALSPREAEVLRLLGEGVPAAGIADRAVVSETTVRAQIRAVLRKLGVSSQLQAVAVARRAGWTGPVPVPAVERRRGRVSGAASSPS, encoded by the coding sequence GTGAGCGTCCCGGGCGACCCCGACGCGGCCCGCGGGGTCGTCGTCGTGGAGGACCACCGCCTGCTCGCCCAGGCCGTCGCCATGAGCCTGGCCGCGCAGGAGGTGCCGTGCGAGGTCCTCGACCTCGCGGGCGCCGCCGACCTCGACGCGCTCCGCCGGGACCTCGAGGCGCGCCCGCCTGCCGTGCTGTGGCTCGACCTCGATCTCGCCGGCCTGGGCGACGGCGGCCGGCTCGTGGCGCCGCTGACCGCGGCCGGGTGGGTCGTCGTCGTCGTCACGGGCGAGCCCGACGAGGCCCGGTGGGGGCGCGCGCTGCTCGCCGGCGCCCGGGGCGTGCTGCCGAAGAGCACCCCCCTGCCGGTCATGCTGTCCGCCCTCGAGGCGGCACGCTCGGGCGGCGACGTCACCACCGCCGGCGAGCGGGACCGGCTCGTCGCGCTGGCGTTGCGGGCGGCCGCGGAGGAGGAGGCGCGGCTGGCGCCGCTGCGTGCACTGTCCCCGCGCGAGGCCGAGGTCCTCCGCCTCCTCGGGGAGGGCGTGCCCGCCGCCGGGATCGCCGACCGCGCCGTCGTGTCGGAGACGACCGTCCGCGCGCAGATCCGCGCGGTGCTCCGCAAGCTCGGGGTGTCCTCGCAGCTGCAGGCGGTCGCCGTGGCCCGTCGCGCGGGCTGGACCGGCCCGGTGCCGGTCCCCGCCGTCGAGCGCCGGCGCGGCCGCGTCAGCGGGGCTGCTTCGTCACCATCGTGA
- the paaA gene encoding 1,2-phenylacetyl-CoA epoxidase subunit PaaA yields the protein MTVTEERVDGLTAAEQAAFDAVVADDGRIEPRDAMPEGYRRTLVRQIAQHAHSEIIGMQPEGNWITRAPSLRRKAILYAKVQDEAGHGLYLYSAAETLGADRADLLDALHAGKQKYSTIFNYPTLTWADTMAIGWLVDGAAIMNQVPLSRCSYGPYARAMTRVCKEESFHQRQGFEGMLTLVRGTEAQRRMAQDALDRFWWPSLMMFGPPDDASPNSAQSMAWGIKRFSNDELRQKFVDVTAPQADFLGLRVPDPELRWNDERGHYDFGTPDWDEFMRVVKGDGPCNRQRLEARRRAHDEGAWVREAAAAHAARRSAVARAA from the coding sequence ATGACGGTGACCGAGGAGCGGGTCGACGGCCTCACCGCCGCCGAGCAGGCCGCCTTCGACGCGGTCGTCGCCGACGACGGCCGGATCGAGCCCCGCGACGCCATGCCGGAGGGCTACCGCCGGACGCTCGTCCGCCAGATCGCGCAGCACGCCCACTCCGAGATCATCGGCATGCAGCCCGAGGGCAACTGGATCACCCGGGCGCCCAGCCTGCGGCGCAAGGCCATCCTCTACGCGAAGGTCCAGGACGAGGCCGGCCACGGCCTCTACCTCTACTCGGCCGCCGAGACGCTCGGCGCGGACCGCGCGGACCTGCTCGACGCCCTCCACGCGGGGAAGCAGAAGTACTCGACGATCTTCAACTACCCCACGCTGACGTGGGCGGACACCATGGCGATCGGCTGGCTCGTCGACGGCGCCGCGATCATGAACCAGGTCCCCCTGTCGCGCTGCTCCTACGGTCCCTACGCCCGCGCCATGACCCGGGTGTGCAAGGAGGAGTCCTTCCACCAGCGGCAGGGCTTCGAGGGCATGCTCACCCTGGTGCGCGGCACCGAGGCGCAGCGCCGGATGGCGCAGGACGCCCTCGACCGGTTCTGGTGGCCCTCCCTCATGATGTTCGGCCCCCCGGACGACGCCTCCCCCAACAGCGCGCAGTCGATGGCGTGGGGCATCAAGCGGTTCAGCAACGACGAGCTGCGGCAGAAGTTCGTCGACGTCACGGCGCCGCAGGCCGACTTCCTCGGGCTGCGCGTCCCCGACCCGGAGCTGCGCTGGAACGACGAGCGTGGCCACTACGACTTCGGCACGCCCGACTGGGACGAGTTCATGCGCGTGGTCAAGGGCGACGGGCCCTGCAACCGCCAGCGCCTCGAGGCCCGGCGGCGCGCCCACGACGAGGGCGCGTGGGTGCGGGAGGCGGCGGCGGCGCACGCCGCCCGGCGCTCCGCGGTGGCGCGCGCCGCATGA
- a CDS encoding sensor histidine kinase, with protein sequence MPPRHTASVVAGVVVVLAGALAAAAGGGHWPVAVVLVLVEAARGVVGLGLLVSGVVVLVRSGRTDRAPTGLVGAGLVGAAAATPLLPPGGGDPGALARHDVGLVVHVVGFLVLAAPVRAACRAAQVDARVRPLRLTLGVAGAAVAVQVAALVWGLALPGAAVPAGYAVATHLLLATGGACVAVRLGRATTLDGDLNVAVRLLLVVGSLRCVLLAGVAALGWPLGGLLLVVAVGSDLVATMALCLVTVRGLLAVLRADAARERLVLDELVEHQRRDAADRARLHDARATLAGVRCAQDVLHGAVRGRPLRREEHGELARSVRAELERLERLLAPAAPAHAGHRQAGEDRRTCVDDVVRPVVVTMRERLATVRWAPSGCVVGIHPDDLATVVSTLLDNALVHAPGAAVEVVVEDVDAGTVRVVVRDDGPGVSPSLRGRLFAPGARGDASRGEGIGLAHARRLARSAGGELRLASPRDRQGATFVLDLPRAGGRRDGRRAGTARAGGPWG encoded by the coding sequence GTGCCGCCGCGGCACACGGCGTCGGTCGTCGCCGGCGTGGTCGTCGTCCTGGCGGGTGCCCTCGCCGCGGCGGCCGGGGGCGGGCACTGGCCGGTGGCGGTCGTGCTCGTGCTCGTCGAGGCGGCGCGGGGGGTCGTGGGCCTCGGCCTGCTCGTGTCGGGGGTGGTGGTCCTCGTGCGGTCGGGTCGCACCGACCGCGCACCGACCGGGCTCGTCGGAGCGGGTCTCGTGGGCGCCGCGGCGGCGACGCCCCTGCTCCCGCCGGGCGGCGGCGACCCGGGGGCCCTGGCCCGGCACGACGTCGGCCTCGTCGTCCACGTCGTCGGGTTCCTCGTGCTGGCCGCACCGGTGCGGGCGGCCTGTCGTGCCGCGCAGGTCGACGCGCGCGTGCGCCCGCTGCGCCTCACCCTCGGCGTGGCGGGCGCCGCGGTCGCGGTACAGGTCGCCGCACTCGTGTGGGGTCTCGCGCTGCCCGGCGCGGCGGTCCCGGCCGGGTACGCGGTCGCCACCCACCTCCTCCTCGCGACGGGCGGGGCCTGCGTGGCCGTACGCCTCGGGCGGGCCACGACGCTCGACGGGGACCTCAACGTCGCCGTCCGGCTGCTCCTCGTCGTCGGGTCCCTGCGCTGCGTCCTCCTCGCAGGCGTGGCTGCACTCGGCTGGCCCCTCGGCGGGCTGCTGCTCGTCGTGGCGGTCGGGAGCGACCTCGTCGCGACCATGGCGCTGTGCCTCGTGACGGTCCGTGGGCTGCTGGCCGTCCTCCGCGCCGACGCGGCGCGGGAGCGGCTCGTGCTCGACGAGCTGGTCGAGCACCAGCGACGCGACGCCGCCGACCGCGCCCGCCTCCACGACGCGCGCGCGACGCTCGCCGGCGTGCGCTGCGCGCAGGACGTCCTCCACGGCGCGGTCCGCGGCCGACCCCTGCGGCGGGAGGAGCACGGTGAGCTCGCCCGGTCGGTGCGCGCCGAGCTCGAGCGCCTCGAGCGGCTCCTCGCGCCGGCCGCCCCCGCCCACGCGGGCCACCGGCAGGCGGGTGAGGACCGCCGCACCTGCGTCGACGACGTCGTCCGCCCCGTCGTCGTCACCATGCGGGAGCGGCTGGCGACCGTGCGGTGGGCGCCGAGCGGGTGCGTCGTCGGGATCCACCCCGACGACCTCGCGACGGTCGTGTCGACGCTCCTCGACAACGCCCTCGTCCACGCGCCCGGCGCCGCCGTCGAGGTGGTCGTCGAGGACGTCGACGCCGGGACCGTGCGCGTGGTCGTCCGCGACGACGGGCCCGGCGTGTCCCCCTCCCTCCGGGGCCGGCTCTTCGCCCCCGGGGCCCGCGGGGACGCCTCCCGCGGCGAGGGCATCGGCCTCGCGCACGCCCGCCGGCTGGCCCGGTCGGCGGGAGGCGAGCTGCGGCTCGCGTCGCCCCGCGACCGGCAGGGCGCCACGTTCGTGCTCGACCTGCCGCGCGCCGGCGGCCGGCGGGACGGGCGCCGGGCCGGCACGGCCCGGGCTGGTGGCCCGTGGGGGTGA
- a CDS encoding NAD-dependent epimerase/dehydratase family protein: protein MRVLLTGATGNVGSALLPALLADPHVEEVVGVVRRPPDTSLRPWSGATWVAADLGDPASRGRVAAAARGCDVAVHLAWRIQPSRDEPSLRRVNLGGLRTLTAALLDAGVPHLVHVSSVGAYSPGPKDRRVDESWPTGGVSGSPYSRQKAAAERYLDDLEAGEDRLSVTRVRPAVVVQRGAGAEIGRYFLGPLVPRAVLGRVTLPALPVPARLRTQVVHPSDLAEALRLAVHARPRGGLNVAGEPEVSGADLVRALGARRAVAVPLGLLRPVVAATWGLRLQPTDPGWLDMGVWTPLMDTTRARVELGWRPAVDAHDAVADLVRGARTTSGVAGSPPLAPGR, encoded by the coding sequence GTGCGCGTCCTCCTCACCGGGGCCACCGGCAACGTCGGTTCCGCCCTGCTGCCCGCCCTCCTCGCCGACCCCCACGTCGAGGAGGTCGTCGGCGTCGTCCGACGCCCGCCCGACACCTCCCTCCGGCCGTGGTCGGGGGCGACGTGGGTGGCGGCGGACCTGGGCGACCCGGCGTCGCGTGGCCGCGTCGCGGCCGCCGCCCGCGGCTGCGACGTCGCCGTGCACCTCGCGTGGCGGATCCAGCCGTCGCGGGACGAGCCGTCCCTGCGCCGGGTCAACCTCGGTGGGCTCCGCACGCTGACCGCCGCGCTGCTCGACGCCGGTGTGCCGCACCTCGTGCACGTCAGCAGCGTCGGGGCGTACAGCCCCGGGCCCAAGGACCGCCGCGTCGACGAGTCCTGGCCCACGGGCGGCGTGAGCGGCTCGCCGTACAGCCGGCAGAAGGCGGCGGCGGAGCGCTACCTCGACGACCTCGAGGCGGGTGAGGACAGGCTCTCCGTCACCCGGGTGCGGCCTGCCGTCGTCGTCCAGCGCGGCGCCGGGGCCGAGATCGGCCGCTACTTCCTCGGGCCGCTCGTGCCCCGCGCCGTCCTCGGCCGGGTGACGCTGCCCGCCCTGCCGGTGCCCGCCCGTCTGCGGACGCAGGTCGTCCACCCCTCGGACCTCGCCGAGGCGCTCCGCCTCGCCGTCCACGCCCGCCCGCGGGGCGGTCTCAACGTCGCCGGTGAACCCGAGGTGAGCGGGGCCGACCTCGTGCGGGCGCTCGGCGCCCGCCGCGCCGTCGCGGTGCCGCTCGGCCTGCTGCGCCCCGTCGTCGCGGCCACGTGGGGACTGCGCCTGCAGCCCACCGACCCCGGCTGGCTCGACATGGGGGTGTGGACCCCGCTGATGGACACGACGCGGGCCCGCGTCGAGCTGGGGTGGCGCCCGGCGGTCGACGCGCACGACGCGGTCGCCGACCTCGTCCGCGGCGCCCGCACCACGAGCGGCGTCGCCGGCTCACCACCGCTCGCGCCGGGACGGTGA